A single Natrinema pellirubrum DSM 15624 DNA region contains:
- a CDS encoding ribonuclease H-like domain-containing protein: protein MRIENSFIPVHGVGETTERRLWENGVTHWDEFDGSVVGSTLAARIETFIEEGRAHLERGDVSPFAEALPAASRWRCYENVSDETCFLDIETTGLDASCEDVTTVSLHRGGETKTFVKDRDLTAARLERELDDSALLVTFNGQRFDVPFLETCFDVSVDVPHVDLMYPCKKLGLDGGLKAIEREIGIDRDMPELSGRDAVRLWHEYESGDEGSLEMLVEYNRADTRNMEPLMEHVADRLHEDVFEAATAGD from the coding sequence ACCACCGAGCGCCGGCTCTGGGAGAACGGTGTGACCCACTGGGACGAGTTCGACGGCAGCGTCGTCGGCTCGACGCTCGCGGCACGGATCGAGACGTTCATCGAGGAGGGCCGGGCCCACCTCGAGCGGGGCGACGTCTCGCCGTTCGCCGAAGCGCTGCCGGCCGCGAGCCGCTGGCGCTGTTACGAGAACGTCAGCGACGAGACCTGCTTTCTGGACATCGAGACGACCGGCCTCGACGCGTCCTGCGAGGACGTGACGACGGTCAGCCTCCACCGGGGCGGCGAGACGAAGACCTTCGTCAAGGACCGCGATCTCACGGCCGCCCGCCTCGAGCGAGAACTCGACGACTCGGCCCTGCTGGTTACGTTCAACGGCCAGCGGTTCGACGTTCCCTTCCTCGAGACGTGTTTCGACGTCTCGGTCGATGTCCCCCACGTCGATCTCATGTACCCCTGCAAGAAGCTGGGGTTGGACGGCGGGCTGAAGGCGATCGAACGCGAGATCGGTATCGACCGGGACATGCCGGAGCTGAGCGGCCGCGATGCCGTCCGTCTCTGGCACGAGTACGAAAGTGGCGACGAGGGGTCCCTCGAGATGCTCGTCGAGTACAACCGGGCCGACACCCGCAACATGGAACCGCTGATGGAACACGTCGCCGACCGGCTCCACGAGGACGTCTTCGAGGCGGCAACGGCCGGCGACTGA
- a CDS encoding acyl-CoA thioesterase produces MANYSYETEIDVRLRDIDFMGHVNNAVYATYLEQAREAYFRDVLDISLEETTTVLVSLEIEYERPIEADETVTVALSVSELGEASLPMTYEVRADGERAATARTVQVLADPDGDGSRPIPGEWRRRIESQRE; encoded by the coding sequence ATGGCCAACTACAGCTACGAGACCGAGATCGACGTCCGGCTCCGCGACATCGACTTCATGGGCCACGTCAACAATGCAGTCTACGCGACCTACCTCGAGCAGGCCCGGGAGGCCTACTTCCGGGACGTCCTCGATATCTCGCTCGAGGAAACGACGACCGTCCTCGTGAGCCTCGAGATCGAGTACGAGCGACCGATCGAGGCCGACGAGACGGTCACCGTCGCGCTTTCCGTGTCGGAACTTGGCGAGGCGAGCCTGCCGATGACCTACGAGGTCCGCGCCGACGGGGAGCGGGCAGCGACGGCCCGGACCGTACAGGTACTGGCCGATCCGGACGGAGACGGCTCGCGGCCGATTCCGGGAGAGTGGCGTCGACGGATCGAGAGTCAGCGGGAGTGA
- a CDS encoding HalOD1 output domain-containing protein, whose protein sequence is MLLSVDRSDATAGQSVCFDIIAAVAEREGIDPVDLEPPEYEALYDVVNPEALDALFATRSNGTQRPTGRVEFPFCGYHVVVGSDGEIEVSDPETDLE, encoded by the coding sequence ATGCTACTCTCAGTCGATCGCTCCGACGCGACAGCCGGTCAATCAGTTTGTTTCGACATTATCGCCGCTGTCGCCGAGCGGGAAGGCATCGATCCGGTAGATCTCGAACCGCCCGAGTACGAGGCACTCTACGATGTCGTCAACCCGGAGGCGCTCGATGCACTGTTTGCGACCCGCTCGAACGGCACACAGCGGCCGACCGGCCGCGTCGAATTCCCCTTCTGTGGCTATCACGTGGTCGTCGGCAGCGACGGCGAAATAGAAGTCTCCGACCCCGAGACGGACCTCGAGTAA
- a CDS encoding helix-turn-helix domain-containing protein produces the protein MATEASFTVPSDEFPLGTVFERLPEATVELERIIPARDVVIPYFWVRGTEIDDIESAFTDHPGVERIRSVDSVEDEYLLRVEWAVDYDDVLTVLTETEIALIEAVGTNERWTFDIRGDDRSDIAAFQSRCTELGIPITLTTLSALTPVETATEAAVTETQQEALELAYERGYFESPREVTMAEIGDELGITQQAVASRLRRGINHVLGDTLSDVSVDRRADR, from the coding sequence ATGGCTACCGAGGCTTCCTTTACCGTCCCCTCCGACGAGTTCCCGCTGGGGACGGTGTTCGAACGGCTGCCGGAGGCGACAGTCGAACTCGAGCGGATCATCCCCGCTCGAGACGTCGTGATCCCCTACTTCTGGGTTCGCGGCACGGAGATCGACGACATCGAGAGCGCGTTCACGGACCATCCGGGCGTAGAGCGGATTCGGTCCGTCGACTCAGTCGAGGACGAGTATCTGTTGCGCGTCGAATGGGCGGTGGATTACGACGACGTGTTGACGGTCCTGACAGAAACGGAGATCGCGCTCATCGAGGCCGTCGGAACGAACGAACGGTGGACGTTCGACATTCGGGGCGACGACCGGAGCGACATCGCGGCGTTTCAGTCCCGCTGTACGGAGTTAGGCATCCCGATCACGTTGACGACGTTGAGCGCCCTCACCCCGGTTGAAACGGCCACCGAAGCGGCCGTGACCGAGACCCAACAGGAGGCGCTGGAACTCGCCTACGAGCGGGGCTATTTCGAATCGCCGCGCGAAGTGACGATGGCGGAGATCGGCGACGAACTCGGGATCACACAGCAGGCCGTCGCGTCCCGGCTCCGGCGAGGCATCAACCACGTTCTCGGCGATACGCTCTCCGACGTCTCGGTCGATCGCCGAGCGGATCGGTAA